From the genome of Oikeobacillus pervagus:
TAAATGTTTTCCGCCAGAACCATCTGCACCTAATTCAAATGCGAGAATTCCTCTTCCTTCTGAAACAGGTCCTACAATTGCAGCCCCTGCCCCGTCTCCAAACAATACAGCCGTATTTCGATCATTCCAATCAGTAATTTTTGATAGTTTCTCAACGCCTACCACTAAGACATATTTATAGGTTTCGGTCATAATGAATTGTTTTGCAGTTGCTAGACCGTACATAAAGCCAGAACATGCCGCACTAATATCCATGGCTGCCGCATTTTTCGCCCCTAATCGATCTTGAATCATACAAGACACGGAAGGAAATGATTGATCCGGGGTTACAGTAGCAACAAGGATTAAATCAATTTCTTCAGGTTTAATTCCTGAGTCCTCTATTGCCTTTTTTGCCGCTTCAAATGCCATGTCTGAAGTATCAATCTCATCTCCAGCAATACGACGTTCTTCAATCCCTGTTCTAGTGCGAATCCATTCATCTGTTGTGTCCATTCTTTTT
Proteins encoded in this window:
- a CDS encoding beta-ketoacyl-ACP synthase III, whose product is MNAGIIGMGRFVPETVVTNADLEKRMDTTDEWIRTRTGIEERRIAGDEIDTSDMAFEAAKKAIEDSGIKPEEIDLILVATVTPDQSFPSVSCMIQDRLGAKNAAAMDISAACSGFMYGLATAKQFIMTETYKYVLVVGVEKLSKITDWNDRNTAVLFGDGAGAAIVGPVSEGRGILAFELGADGSGGKHLYFDEFIQMNGREVFKFAVRQMGEASVRVIEKAGLSKDDVDFLIPHQANIRIMESSRQRLNLPEEKMSKTVNRFGNTSAASIPISLVEEIQNGKVKDDDVVVMVGFGGGLTWGSVIMKWGR